In the genome of Perca fluviatilis chromosome 4, GENO_Pfluv_1.0, whole genome shotgun sequence, one region contains:
- the rft1 gene encoding protein RFT1 homolog: protein MSTQDVLKNASTLASYNVLLQVMFRVLTFLLNAFTLRFVSKELIGVVNVRLTLLYSTLVFLSREAFRRACLSGVSGTNHSWRQVINLLWLTLPLGVLWAALLVCVWLWLLEVPDPLTVPYYGPAVVLFALSGVQELLAEPLWVLAQAHMFVRLKVVAESLAMIAKCSMTVVLVVFACEWGLYIFSAAHLVYTGFLVLCYAVYFIRFLGSQEAAKKGFPLHRVGDLLPCRADGEPLVDWTLARLTWSFFKQSFLKQILTEGERYVMTFLNVLSFGDQGVYDIVNNLGSMVARFIFLPIEESFYIFFAKVLERGRDVKSQKQEDVAIAAEVLECLLKLVLVVGLIISVFGYAYSYLALDIYGGSLLSSGAGPTLLRCYSCYVLLLAVNGVTECFVFAAMSQKEVDRYNLVMLALSLSFLFLSYMLTWWAGGVGFILANCLNMGLRILHSLLYIRRYFQSSQWKPLRGLLPSPLLLLALAVSAVVTALSEGVFCCDSGWLLRLVHIAVGAACLLGVFVAVLLTETQLIQFVRTQLMPQYRKKHT, encoded by the exons ATGAGTACTCAGGATGTACTGAAGAATGCATCTACTCTAGCATCGTACAATGTGTTgctacag GTGATGTTCCGTGTCCTCACCTTTTTGTTGAACGCTTTCACACTTCGGTTTGTGTCCAAGGAGCTGATTGGTGTTGTCAATGTCAG GCTTACACTGCTGTACTCCACATTAGTGTTTTTATCCAGAGAAGCTTTCCGGAGAGCCTGTCTTAGCGGGGTATCTGGGACGAACCACAGCTGGAGACAAGTTATCAACCTGCTATGGCTGAC GTTGCCTCTGGGTGTGTTATGGGCAGCCCTGCTGgtctgtgtgtggctgtggctCCTGGAGGTCCCAGACCCCCTGACTGTCCCTTACTATGGCCCTGCTGTAGTGTTGTTTGCTTTGTCAGGAGTGCAGGAGCTCCTGGCTGAGCCCCTCTGGGTCCTGGCTCAAGCTCACATGTTTGTCCGACTGAAGGTGGTCGCTGAGAGCTTAGCAATGATTGCCAAGTGCAGTATGACAGTGGTGCTGGTGGTGTTCGCCTGTGAATGGGGCCTTTACATCTTCTCTGCTGCTCAT TTGGTGTACACAGGATTCCTGGTGCTGTGCTACGCTGTTTACTTCATTCGTTTCTTGGGCTCTCAAGAGGCAGCCAAGAAGGGTTTTCCTCTGCACCGTGTTGGCGATCTCTTGCCCTGTAGAGCTGATGGAGAG CCGCTGGTTGACTGGACTCTGGCCCGGCTCACATGGAGCTTCTTCAAGCAGTCCTTCCTGAAGCAGATCCTGACAGAGGGTGAGCGGTACGTCATGACCTTCTTGAACGTCCTCAGCTTTGGAGACCAGGGAGTTTATGATATTGTCAATAATCTGGGCTCCATGGTGGCTCGCTTCATCTTCTTGCCCATCGAGGAAAGCTTCTATATCTTCTTTGCAAAAGTGCTGGAGCGAGGGCGTGATGTCAAAAGTCAGAAACAG GAAGATGTTGCCATTGCAGCAGAGGTCCTAGAGTGTCTGCTGAAACTGGTGCTGGTGGTTGGTCTGATTATCTCAGTGTTTGGCTACGCCTACTCTTACTTGGCTCTGGACATTTATGGCGGCTCTCTACTTAGCAGTGGGGcag GACCCACTTTGCTGCGATGCTACAGCTGCTATGTTCTCTTGCTTGCTGTAAATGGTGTAACCGAGTGCTTTGTATTTGCTGCCATGAGCCAAAAAGAGGTTGACAG GTATAACTTGGTGATGCTggctctgtctttgtctttcctGTTCCTGTCCTACATGCTGACGTGGTGGGCTGGTGGTGTGGGCTTCATACTGGCAAACTGCCTTAACATGGGCCTCCGCATTTTGCACAGCCTGCTTTACATACGCCGCTACTTCCAGTCCAGTCAATGGAAACCTCTGCGAGGCCTGTTGCCCTCCCCACTCCTACTACTGGCACTTGCTGTCAGTGCCGTTGTCACAGCGCTGTCTGAG GGTGTGTTCTGCTGTGACAGCGGCTGGTTGCTAAGGCTGGTCCATATCGCCGTAGGAGCAGCATGTCTGCTCGGTGTGTTTGTGGCTGTTCTTCTCACAGAGACTCAGCTTATTCAGTTTGTGAGAACTCAGCTCATGCCCCAATACAGAAAGAAACACACTTGA
- the mustn1a gene encoding LOW QUALITY PROTEIN: musculoskeletal embryonic nuclear protein 1a (The sequence of the model RefSeq protein was modified relative to this genomic sequence to represent the inferred CDS: deleted 2 bases in 1 codon) translates to MRVCWTGLTREKEKPLREKIFSQHIFNCSTNMSHPGQEKDEQMQRPEVSDEDLTETLNRLGKSGPAKSKTIEVMEECEKVGKAAPSVFSGARSGVETVLNTHSARPIRK, encoded by the exons atgcgaGTGTGTTGGACTGGACTcacaagagaaaaagagaaacctCTC AGAGAGAAGATTTTCTCACAGCATATCTTCAACTGCTCAACCAACATGTCTCAC CCAGGTCAGGAAAAAGATGAACAAATGCAGCGTCCTGAGGTGAGCGACGAGGACCTGACTGAAACATTGAACAGACTGGGTAAGAGTGGACCAGCGAAGAGCAAGACAATCGAAGTAATGGAGGAGTGCG AGAAAGTTGGTAAAGCTGCTCCCTCGGTGTTCAGTGGAGCGAGGTCAGGAGTGGAGACTGTTTTGAACACGCACTCGGCTCGACCAATCAGGAAGTAG
- the ruvbl1 gene encoding ruvB-like 1, whose translation MKIEEVKSTTKTQRIATHSHVKGLGLDEAGNAKQAACGLVGQEAAREACGIIVELIRSKKMAGRAVVLAGPPGTGKTALALAVAQELGNKVPFCPMVGSEVYSSEIKKTEVLMENFRRAIGLRIKETKEVYEGEVTELTPCETENPMGGYGKTISHVIIGLKTGKGTKQLKLDPSIYESLQKERVEVGDVIYIEANSGAVKRQGRCDTFATEFDLEAEEYVPLPKGDVHKKKEIVQDVTLHDLDVANARPQGGQDILSMMGQLMKPKKTEITDKLRAEINKVVNRYIDQGVAELVPGVLFVDEVHMLDIECFTYLHRALESTIAPIVVFASNRGNCLIRGTDDISSPHGIPLDLLDRVMIIRTMLYTPQEMKQIIKIRAQTEGINISEEALAHLAEIGTKTTLRYAVQLLTPASLLGRVQGKETVEREQIEEINELFYDAKSSAKILQDQHHKFMK comes from the exons ATGAAGATCGAGGAGGTGAAAAGCACCACGAAAACTCAGCGGATCGCCACTCACAGTCATGTCAAAGGACTCGGGCTAGACGAGGCCGGGAATGCTAAACAGGCAGCATGTGGTCTAGTAGGCCAGGAAGCTGCAAGAGAG GCTTGTGGAATCATTGTTGAGCTGATCCGTTCAAAGAAGATGGCAGGAAGGGCAGTGGTACTGGCAGGGCCTCCCGGTACAGGAAAG ACTGCCCTCGCCTTGGCTGTAGCACAGGAGTTGGGAAACAAGGTGCCTTTCTGTCCCATGGTTGGCAGTGAGGTCTACTCATCCgagattaaaaaaacagaagtATTAATGGAGAATTTCAGGAGGGCCATTG GACTGCGTATCAAAGAAACAAAGGAGGTGTATGAAGGGGAGGTGACAGAGCTGACCCCCTGTGAGACTGAGAATCCCATGGGTGGCTACGGAAAAACCATCAGCCACGTCATCATCGGTCTGAAGACGGGCAAAGGCACAAAACAGCTCAAG CTGGACCCCAGTATTTATGAGAGTCTTCAGAAAGAGCGCGTGGAAGTGGGAGATGTCATTTACATTGAAGCCAATAGTGGAGCTGTCAAG AGACAAGGTCGCTGTGACACTTTTGCTACAGAGTTTGACCTGGAGGCAGAGGAGTATGTGCCGCTGCCCAAAGGGGATGTCCACAAAAAGAAGGAGATAGTCCAAGATGTCACACTGCATGACCTGGACGTTGCAAATGCCAGACCCCAG ggAGGCCAGGACATTCTCTCTATGATGGGACAACTGATGAAGcccaaaaaaacagaaatcacag ATAAGCTGCGTGCTGAGATCAACAAGGTGGTAAACCGCTACATTGACCAAGGTGTGGCTGAGCTCGTACCTGGTGTGTTGTTTGTGGACGAGGTGCACATGCTGGACATCGAATGCTTCACATACCTCCATCGAGCGCTCGAGAGCACCATCGCCCCCATCGTCGTGTTCGCCTCGAACAGGGGGAACTGTTTGATCAG GGGGACAGACGACATCAGCTCTCCACACGGGATTCCTCTGGACTTGCTGGACAGAGTCATGATAATCCGCACCATGTTGTACACACCACAGGAGATGAAGCAG ATCATCAAGATCCGTGCTCAGACTGAGGGGATTAATATCAGCGAGGAAGCTCTTGCACACCTGGCAGAGATCGGCACCAAGACCACCCTTAG GTACGCTGTACAGCTGCTGACACCGGCCAGCCTGCTGGGCCGTGTTCAGGGAAAAGAGACCGTGGAGAGGGAGCAGATAGAGGAAATCAACGAGCTGTTCTATGATGCCAAGTCCTCCGCCAAAATTCTCCAAGATCAACATCACAagtttatgaaataa